One Buteo buteo chromosome 5, bButBut1.hap1.1, whole genome shotgun sequence DNA window includes the following coding sequences:
- the C5H1orf50 gene encoding uncharacterized protein C1orf50 homolog, translated as MAAEGGEEPGGGGGRGLALVEGSAGRAARVGDPGDLVALARQVQQADDFIRANACNKLTVIAEQIRYLQEQARKVLDEANRDADLHHVACNLVKKPGNIYYMYRRESGQRYFSILSPKEWGTSPHEFLGAYKLQHDMSWTPFEDIERRDAEINILDKLLSRQAALPPCTEPNFQGLTK; from the exons ATGGCGGCGGAGGGCGGCGAggagcccggcggcgggggtGGCCGGGGCCTGGCCCTGGTGGAGGGCAGCGCAGGCCGCGCCGCCCGCGTCGGGGACCCCGGGGACCTGGTGGCCCTGGCCCGGCAGGTCCAGCAG GCAGACGACTTCATCCGAGCAAACGCCTGCAATAAATTGACCGTCATTGCCGAGCAGATCCGGTACTTGCAGGAGCAGGCTCGGAAG gtctTGGATGAAGCTAACAGAGATGCTGATCTGCACCATGTGGCCTGCAACCTTGTGAAGAAGCCAGGAAACATTTACTACATGTACAGGCGGGAGAGTGGCCAGCGATACTTCTCCATCCTGTCTCCTAAG gaATGGGGGACCAGTCCCCATGAATTTCTCGGTGCTTATAAGCTCCAGCACGACATGTCCTGGACTCCATTTGAGGACATTGAGAGACGAGATGCTGAAATAAACATTCTGGACAAGCTGCTGAGCcggcaggcagcactgccccCGTGTACAGAGCCCAACTTCCAGGGCCTGACCAAGTGA